In the genome of Anaerolineaceae bacterium oral taxon 439, the window AATCCGATTTATAATTAGAACCGACGACGGAGGAGTGCGCGCGGACGGAATCCATCCCGAAGGCCTCCCCAGATATCGATCGGGAAAATAAAGCTTTTATTATTGGAGGACCGGGAACATCATGGAAATCAAATCAGACCTTTTTTACACGAAAAACGATGAATGGGTACGAATCGAAGACGGCGTCGCGACGGTCGGGCTGACCGACTATGCGCAGGACGCCTTATCGGATATCGTTTTTGTCGAAATCACGGTCGGCCCAGGCGATACGATCGAAGCGGAAGAAAATATCGCGACGGTCGAATCGATTAAAGCGGCCTCGGACGTCTACGCTCCGGTCGCGGGCGAAGTCGCCGCGATCAACGACGGCGTCTGCGACGCGCCCGAAACGATCAACAACGATCCGTTCGGCGCGGCATGGCTCATCAAAATCAAGGGCGATTTCGACACGTCCGGACTCATGGACGCGGCGGCCTACGAAGCGTACTGCGCGGATCGGCGCTGATCCCATGTTCATTCCGCACACCGACGCCGAACGCGGCGCCATGCTGGCGTCGCTCGGCATGAGCTCGATCGACCAGCTTTTCAGCGAAATTCCCAAAAGCGTCCGCTTCCCGAAGCTGAACCTGACGGACCGGATGACCGAGCCGGAAATCGTATCGCTGCTGACCGAGCTGGATCATGCCAACCTGTCGACTGAAGGAACGCCCTGCTTCCTGGGAGCTGGGGCATACCGGCACTATATCCCGGCGGTTCTCGATAACCTGACGGCGCGCGGCGATTTTTATACCGCGTACACGCCTTACCAGGCGGAAATCTCGCAGGGGACGCTCCAGGCCATTTTCGAATTCCAGTCTCTGATCGCGCGGCTGACCGGGATGGACGCCGCGAACGCGTCGCATTACGACGGCGCGACCGCCTGCGCAGAGGCTGGGATCTTAGCCTATCATCATTTCCGCGGAAAGCGAAAGAAAATCGTCGTTTCCGCCGGTCTCCATCCGCATTACCTGACAACGCTGCGCACGTATTTACAGGACTTCGACGGCGTCCAGGTCGTCTCCCCGGCGCAGGACGTTTTCGAAGGCGCGGCCGGCGATGCGTTCCTCGCCGCGATCGACGAAGACACGTCGCTCGTCCTGGCGGCATATCCCGATTTCTACGGAACGGTCGTCGACCTGACGCCCGTCGCCGACGCGGCGCATGCCAAAGGGGCGCTGTTCGCCGCCTGCGTCAATCCGATCGCGCTGGGACTGCTGAAAACGCCGGGAGAAATGGGCGCGGATATTGCCGTCGGAGAGGGCCAGCCGCTCGGGCTGGGCCTGAACTACGGCGGCCCCTATTTGGGGATCTTCGCAGTAAAAAAACCGTTGTTGAGAAAGATGTCCGGAAGAATCGTCGGCGAAACGATCGACGACCGCGGCCAGCGCGCTTATGTCCTGACGCTGACCGCGCGGGAACAGCATATCCGTCGCGAAAAAGCCACGTCGAATATCTGCTCCAATCAGGGGCTGAACGCGCTGCGCGCCGGGATGTACCTGGCCGAAATCGGCGCGGACGGACTGCGGAGCGTTGCGCGCCTCT includes:
- a CDS encoding glycine dehydrogenase (aminomethyl-transferring), giving the protein MFIPHTDAERGAMLASLGMSSIDQLFSEIPKSVRFPKLNLTDRMTEPEIVSLLTELDHANLSTEGTPCFLGAGAYRHYIPAVLDNLTARGDFYTAYTPYQAEISQGTLQAIFEFQSLIARLTGMDAANASHYDGATACAEAGILAYHHFRGKRKKIVVSAGLHPHYLTTLRTYLQDFDGVQVVSPAQDVFEGAAGDAFLAAIDEDTSLVLAAYPDFYGTVVDLTPVADAAHAKGALFAACVNPIALGLLKTPGEMGADIAVGEGQPLGLGLNYGGPYLGIFAVKKPLLRKMSGRIVGETIDDRGQRAYVLTLTAREQHIRREKATSNICSNQGLNALRAGMYLAEIGADGLRSVARLCYDKAHYAAAQLDRLAGYRVLNTEPFFHEFVLQCPRPVESINQCLLDQEIIGGYDLSGVSPELGNAMLIAVTETTSKEDIDDFCHALKLEADHVHE
- a CDS encoding glycine cleavage system protein H; this translates as MEIKSDLFYTKNDEWVRIEDGVATVGLTDYAQDALSDIVFVEITVGPGDTIEAEENIATVESIKAASDVYAPVAGEVAAINDGVCDAPETINNDPFGAAWLIKIKGDFDTSGLMDAAAYEAYCADRR